In Nitrosospira briensis C-128, a genomic segment contains:
- a CDS encoding cob(I)yrinic acid a,c-diamide adenosyltransferase: protein MAKRLTKIYTRTGDDGTTGLGDGARSLKDGLRIEAIGTVDELNSFMGVLLAENLEEEVRNNLEDIQHDLFDLGGDLSIPGRVTMSEAQVSRLEKQLDDYNAPLTALKEFILPGGTRAAALCHVARAVCRRAERCVVKLYRTETAVPYHVRYLNRLSDFLFVLCRVLNRQNGVEDVMWQPRKNFGSNTL from the coding sequence ATGGCAAAACGCCTGACAAAAATCTATACCCGCACCGGCGACGACGGCACAACTGGACTCGGTGACGGCGCGCGATCCCTTAAGGATGGTTTGCGCATCGAGGCTATCGGCACCGTCGATGAACTCAACAGCTTCATGGGTGTTCTGCTTGCAGAAAATCTCGAGGAGGAAGTGCGCAACAACCTGGAAGACATCCAGCATGACCTGTTCGATCTGGGCGGCGACCTGAGTATTCCCGGACGCGTGACGATGAGCGAAGCGCAAGTCAGTCGTCTGGAAAAACAGCTTGATGACTATAACGCCCCACTGACCGCGCTGAAAGAATTCATACTTCCCGGTGGAACCCGAGCCGCTGCTTTATGCCACGTTGCCCGCGCCGTCTGTCGCCGCGCCGAGAGATGCGTGGTAAAGCTATATCGAACCGAAACAGCGGTGCCATACCACGTTCGATACCTCAACCGCTTATCCGATTTCTTATTTGTGCTATGCCGCGTATTGAACCGCCAGAACGGCGTGGAAGATGTGATGTGGCAACCTCGAAAAAACTTCGGTTCCAATACGCTCTAG
- the lspA gene encoding signal peptidase II, with translation MKLQHSLILTSIVLVLDLATKHWVESALVHGQQIPLTSFFNLVLTYNAGAAFSFLSDAGGWQRWFFTGISAVASLLIIYLLRKHAADRLFCIALSLILGGALGNLWDRITLGHVVDFLDFHVGGNHWPAFNVADSAIFIGAVLMVIESFRHKELGTGKSRG, from the coding sequence ATGAAGCTGCAGCATAGCCTGATCCTGACGTCGATCGTGCTGGTGCTGGATCTGGCGACCAAGCATTGGGTGGAGTCCGCGTTGGTTCACGGGCAGCAGATTCCGCTGACGAGCTTTTTTAACCTGGTGCTGACTTATAATGCGGGTGCGGCGTTCAGTTTTCTTAGTGATGCCGGTGGTTGGCAACGTTGGTTTTTTACCGGGATTTCGGCGGTCGCTTCGCTGCTGATCATTTATCTGCTGCGCAAACATGCTGCAGACAGACTTTTCTGTATCGCGCTAAGCCTGATACTCGGCGGCGCACTCGGTAATTTGTGGGATCGGATCACTCTGGGCCATGTGGTCGATTTCCTGGATTTTCATGTGGGCGGCAACCATTGGCCTGCATTTAATGTAGCGGATTCCGCAATTTTTATCGGTGCGGTATTAATGGTGATCGAAAGTTTCCGCCATAAGGAACTGGGCACGGGAAAAAGTAGAGGATAG
- the ileS gene encoding isoleucine--tRNA ligase — protein MTDYKKTLNLPDTPFPMRGDLAKREPVMLKAWQEKNLYQKIRAVSKGRPKFLLHDGPPYANGDIHIGHAVNKILKDIIIKSKTLAGFDAPYVPGWDCHGLPIEHQVEKKYGKNLPADKVRELCRDFATQQVARQKADFIRLGVLSDWDHPYLTMNYSTEAGIIRAFGKILRKRYVYQGQKPVNWCIDCGSALAEAEVEYEDKTSSAIDVKFRVIDTGQFWKKVGGSRDSAPENLAAKQVYVVIWTTTPWTLPANQAVSLNPDEYYVVADVGSEYLLIAEALMDSALERYGIDRTGVSIAGKCTGADLENMLLQHPFYERQVPIILGEHVTMETGTGAVHTAPAHGVDDYVVGQKYGLPVENPVGGDGRFFENVPLVGGLSVWKANDVVIEVLEKNGLLLKADKLQHSYPHCWRHRTPIIFRATPQWFIAMDKQVSDTDQDGAGRTLRESAMAAVEATAFYPSWGRARLDAMVKNRPDWCVSRQRTWGVPMALFVNKETDELHPRTDELLEQVAQRVEREGIEAWFSLDAAELLGEEAQKYRKLTDTLDVWFDSGTTHETVLKQNAQLGYPADLYLEGSDQHRGWFQSSLLTGCAINGRAPYDALLTHGFVVDGHGRKMSKSKGNVIAPQKVMDTSGADILRLWVASTDYSGELSISDEILKRVVESYRRIRNTLRFLLANLADFDPAVDTVAVEQWLEIDRYMLAFSRKLQDDLTESYRDYDFHLIVHRLHNFCSEDLGGFYLDILKDRLYTAAAKGIPRRSAQSALHQIAHSLVRLFAPVLSFTAEEVWSHLTGDMRDSEDSVLLHTWHEFPLQPDEGALMQRWARIRELRSQVQGRLEDSRGQGKIGSSLAAEVEIHAVGDDFALLDSLGDDMRLIFVTSAARVVRVENAGKEGVFVTPCVHPKCERCWHYRADVGADVDHPTICGRCVSNLYGSGEIRHHA, from the coding sequence ATGACCGACTATAAAAAAACACTGAACCTGCCGGATACGCCCTTCCCCATGCGCGGTGACCTTGCCAAGCGCGAGCCTGTGATGCTCAAGGCATGGCAGGAAAAGAATCTCTACCAGAAGATTCGGGCGGTTTCCAAAGGCCGCCCCAAATTCTTGCTGCACGACGGCCCGCCGTATGCCAATGGCGACATACATATTGGCCATGCGGTGAACAAGATCCTCAAAGATATTATTATCAAGTCAAAGACTCTCGCTGGCTTTGATGCGCCCTATGTGCCGGGTTGGGACTGCCATGGCTTGCCGATCGAGCATCAGGTGGAGAAGAAATATGGCAAGAATTTACCTGCGGACAAGGTGCGTGAGCTATGTCGTGATTTTGCGACGCAGCAGGTTGCGCGGCAGAAAGCGGATTTTATCCGGCTAGGCGTGCTGTCGGATTGGGACCATCCTTATCTCACCATGAATTACAGCACCGAGGCGGGCATTATCCGTGCATTCGGAAAAATCCTTCGCAAGAGATATGTCTATCAGGGACAGAAGCCCGTTAACTGGTGCATAGACTGCGGCTCCGCATTGGCGGAAGCGGAAGTGGAATATGAAGACAAGACGTCTTCGGCGATCGATGTGAAATTCAGGGTGATCGATACCGGGCAGTTCTGGAAAAAGGTTGGTGGTTCGCGGGATTCTGCTCCAGAGAATTTAGCTGCTAAACAGGTGTATGTGGTGATATGGACGACAACGCCCTGGACGTTGCCCGCTAATCAAGCGGTGAGCCTGAATCCTGACGAGTATTACGTTGTGGCAGATGTCGGTAGTGAGTATTTACTTATTGCCGAGGCATTGATGGATAGTGCGCTTGAGCGCTACGGCATTGATAGGACTGGGGTCAGCATAGCGGGAAAGTGTACCGGGGCAGACCTTGAAAACATGCTGCTGCAGCATCCATTTTATGAGCGGCAGGTCCCGATAATCCTGGGCGAGCATGTCACCATGGAAACCGGTACAGGTGCCGTACACACAGCCCCCGCGCATGGCGTCGATGATTATGTCGTGGGCCAGAAATATGGCTTGCCGGTTGAGAACCCGGTTGGCGGTGATGGCCGGTTCTTCGAGAATGTGCCGCTTGTTGGCGGTCTTTCGGTATGGAAGGCCAATGATGTGGTGATCGAGGTGCTGGAGAAAAACGGTCTTTTATTGAAAGCGGATAAACTTCAGCACAGTTACCCGCACTGCTGGCGGCACAGGACCCCTATTATCTTCCGCGCTACGCCTCAGTGGTTTATTGCCATGGACAAGCAGGTGAGCGATACGGATCAGGATGGGGCTGGCCGGACATTGCGGGAATCGGCCATGGCTGCGGTGGAAGCGACAGCGTTTTATCCTTCCTGGGGCCGTGCTCGTCTGGATGCGATGGTGAAGAATCGGCCCGACTGGTGTGTTTCGCGCCAGCGCACCTGGGGCGTGCCGATGGCGCTCTTCGTGAATAAGGAAACCGATGAACTGCATCCCCGCACGGATGAGTTATTGGAACAGGTGGCACAGCGCGTGGAGCGAGAGGGAATTGAAGCATGGTTTAGCCTGGATGCGGCAGAACTGCTGGGTGAAGAGGCACAGAAATACAGGAAGCTGACGGATACACTGGACGTGTGGTTTGATTCGGGCACGACCCATGAAACGGTACTCAAGCAAAATGCTCAGCTCGGGTATCCTGCCGACCTTTATCTGGAGGGTTCCGACCAGCACCGGGGCTGGTTTCAATCCTCCCTCTTGACAGGTTGTGCTATCAACGGGCGCGCGCCTTACGACGCATTGCTCACGCATGGTTTTGTGGTGGATGGCCATGGCCGCAAGATGAGCAAGTCGAAAGGAAATGTCATTGCGCCGCAGAAGGTAATGGATACCTCGGGGGCGGATATTCTTCGCCTTTGGGTGGCTTCTACCGACTATTCCGGCGAGTTGTCGATATCCGATGAGATTTTGAAACGGGTGGTGGAAAGCTATCGGCGCATACGCAATACGTTGCGTTTTCTGCTTGCGAATCTGGCTGATTTCGACCCGGCGGTGGACACGGTGGCGGTAGAGCAATGGCTGGAGATAGATCGCTATATGCTGGCGTTTTCCCGCAAACTTCAGGATGACCTGACCGAAAGCTACCGGGATTACGATTTTCACCTGATCGTACATCGTCTGCATAATTTCTGTTCGGAAGATTTGGGTGGTTTCTACCTGGACATTCTCAAGGATCGGCTTTATACCGCAGCCGCCAAGGGTATTCCGCGCCGTTCGGCGCAAAGTGCGCTTCACCAGATTGCGCATAGCCTGGTGCGCTTGTTTGCGCCTGTTCTCAGCTTTACCGCGGAAGAGGTATGGAGCCATCTGACAGGCGACATGCGAGACAGCGAGGACAGTGTGCTGCTGCATACATGGCATGAATTTCCTTTGCAACCGGATGAAGGTGCATTGATGCAACGCTGGGCGAGAATTCGCGAACTGCGCTCTCAGGTACAAGGGCGCTTGGAAGATTCGCGTGGCCAAGGGAAGATTGGCTCGTCGCTTGCTGCCGAGGTTGAAATTCATGCCGTTGGGGATGATTTCGCGTTGCTGGACTCGCTAGGCGACGATATGCGACTGATATTCGTCACATCTGCGGCGCGGGTGGTGCGTGTAGAGAATGCAGGGAAAGAAGGGGTTTTTGTCACACCATGCGTCCACCCGAAATGCGAACGCTGCTGGCATTATCGTGCGGATGTTGGCGCCGATGTCGATCACCCGACAATATGCGGTCGATGTGTATCAAATCTGTATGGCTCAGGGGAGATACGGCATCATGCCTGA
- a CDS encoding bifunctional riboflavin kinase/FAD synthetase, which produces MRVSRGIPAQAEAPVALTIGNFDGVHLGHQAMLARLKEAATRLGLTSCVMIFEPHPREFFAPDKAPTRLTSLREKLELLAAAGVERVQVCRFDFDFARISAEEFIVGILQQGLAVRWMLVGDDFRFGARRAGDFAMLEAFSARCGFEVEEMPGYVVDGVRVSSTAVRKALAAGDLDLVKRLLGRPYSISGRVVSGAKLGRQIGFPTANIEFKHNRPPLSGIFAVEVEIKTRGMAGLFSPDSIRGVASLGVRPTVHEHGKPVLEVHLFDFDQEIYGCHLRVHFLHKLRDEEKYPDLITLTTQIGRDVENARDYFSSAPLVSSTDAAKSLLHRSN; this is translated from the coding sequence ATGCGTGTTTCTCGCGGTATTCCCGCTCAGGCAGAAGCGCCCGTTGCGCTCACCATAGGCAATTTTGATGGGGTGCATCTAGGCCACCAGGCTATGCTTGCCCGCTTGAAGGAAGCCGCCACGAGGCTTGGCCTGACGTCTTGCGTGATGATCTTCGAGCCGCACCCGCGCGAATTTTTTGCGCCGGACAAGGCCCCTACCCGGCTCACCAGCCTGCGGGAAAAGCTGGAGTTGCTGGCGGCGGCAGGCGTGGAACGGGTGCAGGTGTGCCGCTTCGATTTCGATTTTGCGAGAATCAGCGCGGAAGAGTTTATTGTCGGTATTTTGCAACAAGGCCTTGCCGTGCGCTGGATGCTGGTAGGCGATGATTTTCGCTTTGGCGCCCGCCGGGCCGGGGATTTTGCCATGCTTGAGGCATTTTCCGCTCGGTGTGGTTTTGAAGTGGAAGAAATGCCGGGCTATGTCGTGGATGGTGTGAGGGTTTCGAGCACGGCGGTTCGTAAAGCGTTGGCTGCGGGCGACCTGGACCTTGTGAAGCGCCTGCTGGGGCGGCCCTATAGCATCAGCGGGCGGGTGGTGAGCGGCGCCAAGCTCGGCAGGCAGATCGGGTTCCCCACTGCCAACATCGAGTTCAAGCACAACCGGCCGCCGCTGTCGGGAATTTTCGCGGTAGAAGTCGAGATAAAGACCAGGGGAATGGCAGGTTTATTCTCTCCAGATTCGATTCGGGGGGTAGCCAGCCTGGGCGTACGCCCGACAGTGCATGAACATGGCAAGCCGGTGCTGGAAGTTCACCTTTTCGATTTCGATCAGGAAATATACGGCTGCCACCTGCGAGTGCATTTTCTTCATAAGCTCCGGGATGAAGAAAAATATCCCGACCTTATTACGCTTACCACGCAGATTGGACGAGATGTGGAGAATGCCAGAGACTACTTTAGCTCGGCGCCCCTGGTATCTTCTACTGACGCCGCAAAAAGCCTTCTGCACAGATCGAACTGA
- a CDS encoding Arm DNA-binding domain-containing protein, which produces MHSNGSKYCWRFKYRFGGKEKLLFLGIYSDVSLAQARQRATMPASYSSKKQRIAGN; this is translated from the coding sequence ATCCATTCCAACGGCTCTAAATACTGCTGGAGGTTTAAGTATCGTTTCGGCGGAAAGGAAAAATTGCTCTTCCTGGGTATCTATTCCGATGTATCACTGGCTCAAGCCAGGCAGCGTGCGACGATGCCCGCAAGCTATTCAAGCAAGAAGCAAAGAATCGCGGGTAATTAG
- a CDS encoding AbrB/MazE/SpoVT family DNA-binding domain-containing protein: protein MDKIIRRREISMCLSTESYDILYKMYIYKEWIMQVSKWGNSLAIRLPASVVEALELHEGDDIEVVIADERVFQVKKKPGNDAFLMRLREFRGKLPVDFKFDRDEANARP, encoded by the coding sequence ATGGACAAGATCATCCGTCGCCGGGAGATAAGCATGTGTTTATCAACAGAATCATATGATATACTTTACAAAATGTATATCTATAAGGAGTGGATCATGCAAGTCTCAAAGTGGGGTAATAGCTTGGCAATTCGATTGCCTGCCTCAGTGGTTGAAGCACTGGAACTACACGAAGGCGACGACATTGAAGTGGTGATTGCTGATGAACGGGTTTTCCAAGTGAAAAAGAAACCCGGCAACGATGCCTTTCTGATGCGATTACGAGAATTCAGGGGGAAGCTCCCTGTTGATTTCAAGTTTGACCGCGACGAAGCAAATGCCCGCCCCTAA
- a CDS encoding PIN domain-containing protein, translating to MPAPKAFIDSNILLYLLSADADKANRAEEIVRAGGLISVQVLNEITNVARRKLAMSWVEINEVLGLIRSICPTEPLTIETHDRGRLVAERYGLSVYDAMIVAAAILAGCKTLYSEDMQDGLLIDHQLHICNPFQA from the coding sequence ATGCCCGCCCCTAAAGCCTTTATTGACAGCAATATTTTGCTGTACCTTTTATCGGCTGATGCTGATAAGGCCAATCGGGCTGAGGAAATTGTGCGGGCAGGCGGGCTAATCAGCGTACAGGTGTTAAACGAGATAACGAATGTAGCACGTCGTAAGCTCGCCATGTCGTGGGTGGAAATCAATGAAGTGTTAGGCCTGATCCGGTCGATATGTCCAACCGAGCCGTTGACTATCGAGACCCATGATCGAGGTAGGCTTGTCGCTGAGCGATATGGGCTAAGCGTATATGATGCAATGATCGTAGCGGCTGCAATTCTTGCAGGATGCAAGACATTATATTCAGAGGACATGCAGGACGGGCTACTGATCGACCATCAGTTGCATATTTGTAATCCATTCCAGGCTTGA
- a CDS encoding GlxA family transcriptional regulator, with the protein MRIYILALDEVFDTGLATLLDTFSIANDLAESAGTPSIHFEVTVVGVRRRVHTSQGLLVPVVLAAQLARPDIVLIPALGAKMPATLQLALERRDVGDIEELLREWSDGGTLVSAACTGTFVLANTSLLDGQSATTSWWLAPLFRERYPLVILEESRMIVDSSRFVTAGAALAHIDLALWLVRRSSPALASLTARFLVIDPRPSQAVFMIPDHLMHTDPLIERFEQWARNRLTDGFSLSAAANAAGTSERTLARRLKTVLGKTPLSYFQDLRVERAVHLLQTSNDSIDLIAAQVGYENGVTLRTLLRRRIGRSVSELRAGK; encoded by the coding sequence ATGCGCATCTACATCCTTGCCCTCGATGAAGTTTTTGATACAGGTCTAGCTACCCTTCTCGATACCTTCAGCATCGCGAACGATCTGGCAGAGTCTGCCGGCACACCTTCGATTCATTTCGAGGTAACTGTCGTCGGTGTCCGCCGCCGGGTACACACCAGTCAGGGACTGTTAGTACCCGTAGTACTGGCGGCACAGCTGGCGCGCCCCGACATTGTGCTGATTCCCGCGCTTGGGGCAAAAATGCCCGCAACACTGCAGTTGGCGCTTGAACGGCGGGATGTAGGGGATATAGAGGAACTGTTGCGGGAATGGTCTGACGGCGGCACTCTGGTGAGTGCCGCCTGCACCGGAACCTTTGTCCTTGCAAACACATCGCTGCTTGATGGGCAGAGCGCCACCACCTCATGGTGGCTGGCGCCGCTGTTCCGCGAGCGTTATCCTCTTGTCATTTTAGAAGAATCACGCATGATCGTGGATTCATCCCGTTTCGTGACCGCAGGGGCGGCCCTGGCACATATTGATCTGGCGCTATGGCTGGTAAGGCGCAGCAGTCCGGCGCTGGCATCATTGACTGCGCGTTTTCTCGTAATCGATCCGCGCCCTTCGCAGGCGGTTTTCATGATTCCAGACCACCTCATGCATACGGATCCATTGATCGAACGATTTGAACAGTGGGCGCGGAACCGGCTAACCGATGGTTTCTCGCTCAGCGCAGCGGCAAATGCAGCCGGAACCAGTGAGAGAACCCTCGCGCGTCGTCTAAAGACCGTGCTGGGCAAGACACCCCTCTCCTATTTTCAGGATCTGCGCGTCGAGCGCGCGGTACACCTGCTGCAAACGAGCAATGACAGCATTGATTTGATTGCCGCCCAGGTTGGCTATGAAAATGGGGTGACGTTACGCACCCTCCTCCGCCGTAGGATTGGTCGGTCTGTGAGTGAGCTACGTGCAGGTAAGTGA
- a CDS encoding putative quinol monooxygenase, protein MVKVALFVRLQAKPGKEATVASFLESALALANQETTTPVWFALRLGQSTFGIFDAFADETGRSAHLAGPIAAALMANAAELLSEPPQIEHVDVLAAKLSN, encoded by the coding sequence ATGGTAAAAGTTGCCCTGTTTGTACGTTTGCAAGCCAAACCCGGGAAAGAAGCTACCGTCGCCAGCTTTCTCGAAAGCGCCCTCGCCCTGGCGAATCAGGAAACCACCACCCCGGTCTGGTTTGCGCTACGGTTGGGACAATCTACTTTCGGGATCTTCGACGCCTTTGCTGACGAAACAGGGCGCTCAGCACATTTGGCGGGTCCGATTGCAGCGGCTCTGATGGCTAATGCCGCCGAATTGCTTTCGGAACCGCCGCAGATCGAGCATGTGGATGTGCTTGCTGCCAAACTATCTAACTGA
- a CDS encoding NUDIX domain-containing protein, whose translation MPKTSAGILPYRSRDGRLEVLLVHPGGPFWAKKDLGSWSIAKGEYEEGEDPLQAALREFMEETGHQPAGPLLPLAQRKQPGGKLIDAWATETDWDSSRLVSNTFSMEWPKGSGKMQAFPEVDRAEWFEISEATRRILPGQRGFLDELCKKFSTSS comes from the coding sequence ATGCCTAAAACAAGCGCCGGCATTTTGCCCTATCGCAGCCGAGACGGCCGGCTGGAGGTCTTGCTTGTCCATCCCGGGGGACCCTTCTGGGCGAAGAAGGACCTCGGGTCCTGGTCGATAGCAAAGGGCGAGTATGAGGAAGGCGAAGATCCCCTTCAGGCCGCGTTACGGGAATTCATGGAAGAAACCGGACACCAGCCAGCCGGGCCGCTTTTGCCGCTAGCACAGCGGAAGCAACCTGGTGGGAAACTTATTGATGCATGGGCTACCGAGACTGATTGGGATTCTTCCAGGCTCGTCTCGAATACTTTCAGCATGGAATGGCCAAAAGGGTCTGGGAAAATGCAGGCGTTTCCGGAGGTGGATCGCGCCGAGTGGTTCGAAATATCGGAAGCAACACGGCGCATTCTTCCGGGGCAGCGCGGCTTCCTTGATGAGCTGTGCAAAAAGTTCTCAACAAGTTCATGA
- the hemA gene encoding glutamyl-tRNA reductase produces the protein MQLFAFGINHQTAPLDVREQVSFPEDAMEHALHDLVAHHPVGEAAIVSTCNRTEIYCSTEKPEEATHWLANFHHLQTRELEPYLYKLPREKAVKHAFRVASGLDSMVLGEPQILGQLKNAVKSAEHAGTLGMLLHKLFQRTFFVAKEVRSSTEIGANSVSMAAAATRLAERIFGDISEQRVLFIGAGEMIELCASHFAARHPKRITVANRTSERAQALAHRFNAQVIALNELPEQLALHDIVVTCTASTLPILGKGMLERAIKARKHRPIFMVDLAVPRDVEPEVAELDDVFLYSVDDLADIVKEGLDSRLGAVAQAEAIIDSNVVNFMHWLESREMVPTIRALRDQAERYRRHEMERATKLLAKGEDPQKILESLSNGLTNKFLHLPSYALNHAAADERDDLVDLINRLYHLHRPE, from the coding sequence ATGCAGTTATTTGCCTTCGGCATTAACCATCAAACCGCGCCGCTCGATGTGCGCGAGCAGGTTTCTTTTCCGGAAGATGCCATGGAGCATGCCTTGCACGACCTGGTGGCCCATCATCCGGTGGGCGAGGCGGCAATTGTTTCGACCTGCAATCGTACCGAGATTTATTGCAGCACCGAAAAGCCGGAGGAAGCCACGCACTGGCTGGCGAATTTTCATCATTTGCAGACGCGGGAACTGGAGCCGTATCTCTACAAGTTGCCTCGCGAAAAGGCCGTGAAGCACGCATTTCGCGTCGCCAGCGGACTGGATTCCATGGTGCTGGGCGAGCCGCAGATACTCGGACAGTTGAAAAATGCGGTGAAATCCGCTGAACACGCCGGTACGCTCGGCATGTTGTTGCACAAGCTGTTCCAGCGCACGTTTTTCGTCGCCAAGGAGGTTCGCAGTTCCACCGAGATCGGTGCGAACTCGGTTTCCATGGCTGCGGCCGCCACGCGGCTGGCGGAGCGGATTTTTGGCGACATCAGCGAGCAGCGCGTGTTGTTTATCGGCGCGGGCGAAATGATCGAGTTATGTGCCAGCCATTTTGCCGCGCGCCATCCGAAGCGCATCACCGTCGCCAATCGCACCAGCGAGCGCGCGCAAGCCCTGGCGCATCGCTTCAACGCGCAGGTCATTGCCTTGAATGAGCTGCCTGAACAACTGGCGCTGCACGACATTGTGGTGACCTGCACCGCGAGTACCCTGCCCATACTCGGCAAAGGCATGTTGGAGCGCGCGATAAAAGCCCGCAAGCATCGTCCGATTTTCATGGTGGATCTGGCCGTGCCGCGAGACGTTGAACCAGAGGTGGCGGAACTGGATGACGTATTTCTTTATTCCGTGGACGATCTTGCCGATATCGTCAAGGAAGGGCTGGATTCCCGCCTGGGCGCGGTAGCGCAGGCCGAGGCAATCATCGATTCAAACGTGGTCAACTTCATGCACTGGCTGGAATCGCGCGAAATGGTACCCACCATACGTGCGCTGCGTGACCAGGCCGAACGGTACCGGCGCCATGAAATGGAGCGGGCGACGAAGCTTCTGGCCAAGGGCGAAGACCCGCAAAAAATATTGGAATCCTTGAGTAATGGCCTGACCAATAAATTCTTGCATCTGCCTTCCTATGCACTCAATCACGCCGCAGCGGACGAGCGTGACGATCTGGTCGATCTGATCAACCGACTGTACCACCTCCACCGTCCAGAATGA
- the prfA gene encoding peptide chain release factor 1, whose translation MNKSMTAKLTQLSVRLEELNRLLSSETIISNLDNYRKLTRERAEIAPVVELYDAYLQSERDIHTAQGMCGDAAMREFADAEIRDGKEKLVRFSAELQKQLLPKDPNDERNIFLEIRAGTGGDESALFAGDLFRMYARFAERQRWQVEIISQSPSEAGGYKEIIAKIIGNGAYSKLKFESGGHRVQRVPATETQGRIHTSACTVAVMPEADEVMEVALNPAELRIDTYRASGAGGQHINKTDSAVRVTHLPTGIVVECQDGRSQHKNKAQAMSVLAARIRDKQMREQQDKQAATRKSLIGSGDRSGRIRTYNFPQGRITDHRINLTLYKIEQIMDGDLSDLCSALMSEHQAEQLAAMGE comes from the coding sequence ATGAACAAAAGCATGACTGCCAAGCTCACGCAGCTCAGCGTGCGCCTGGAGGAGCTGAATCGCCTGCTGAGCAGCGAAACGATCATCTCCAATCTCGATAACTATCGCAAGCTGACGCGGGAACGTGCGGAGATTGCGCCGGTGGTCGAGCTTTATGATGCTTATCTGCAAAGTGAGCGCGATATCCACACCGCGCAGGGAATGTGCGGCGATGCCGCCATGCGCGAGTTTGCCGATGCCGAAATACGTGACGGTAAAGAGAAGCTTGTGCGATTCAGCGCGGAATTGCAGAAGCAACTACTGCCTAAAGACCCCAACGACGAGCGCAATATCTTTCTTGAAATCCGCGCCGGAACGGGTGGAGACGAATCCGCATTATTCGCCGGCGATCTGTTCCGGATGTATGCACGCTTCGCGGAACGCCAGCGCTGGCAGGTAGAGATAATCTCGCAAAGTCCATCCGAGGCCGGCGGTTATAAGGAGATCATTGCCAAGATCATCGGTAACGGCGCCTACTCCAAGCTCAAGTTTGAATCAGGCGGTCACCGGGTCCAGCGTGTTCCCGCCACCGAGACCCAGGGCCGTATTCATACTTCCGCCTGTACCGTCGCGGTCATGCCCGAGGCGGACGAGGTCATGGAGGTAGCCCTCAACCCGGCTGAATTACGGATCGATACTTACCGCGCTTCCGGCGCGGGCGGTCAGCATATCAACAAGACCGACTCCGCGGTGCGCGTCACGCATCTGCCGACGGGTATCGTGGTCGAATGCCAGGATGGCCGCTCGCAACACAAAAACAAGGCGCAAGCAATGAGCGTCCTTGCGGCGCGGATTCGCGACAAGCAGATGCGGGAACAACAGGACAAGCAGGCTGCTACGCGCAAGTCGCTGATCGGCAGCGGCGATCGTTCAGGGCGCATTCGTACCTATAATTTTCCCCAGGGGCGAATAACCGACCACCGTATCAACCTCACGCTCTACAAGATCGAACAGATCATGGATGGCGATTTGAGCGACCTGTGCTCTGCGCTAATGTCCGAACATCAGGCGGAGCAATTGGCGGCGATGGGGGAGTAG